The Planctomycetota bacterium DNA window TTGGTACGATGGTGCCATGGTGCTGGAACTGACCAAAGAGCAAGCCGAAGCCTTGCGAGCTGCGGGGGATGAGCCCGTGCGTGTGGTGGATGATCAGGGCCAAACGGTTTTCCGCATCTCCCGTGCCAGCCGTCGACTAGGCCGACCAGCCACGCTCGCGGATTGGAACGACACGCCGGAGAAGGACGCTGCGCTCGGCGATGCCGGCACCCGTCTCACCGGTGAGACGCTCGCCGATGAGCCTTGGGAGTAGCCGGTGTTCGAGCAGGGTGAGATTTACATCTGCGACTTCGAGGCTGCAGGAATCCGACCAGCGGTCGTCGTTTCATGTGAGCCATTGAACCGTGGTGATGAGCTGGTGGTCGTGCCGTTCACTACACAGGGCGTCGAACTCGCCGGAGCTTTCCGAACAACGTGAGCTTCCGTGCTGGGGAGTTCGGCTTAGATCGTGAATGTGTGGCCAAGTGCGAATCGATCACAACCATCTCACTCGACCGAATTCTTTCAGCATCCATCGGTCGCCTCGACGATCTCACCCTCCGCTCGGTCATCAACGCCATCGGCGATGCCATCGCGGCCGAGTGTGAGCCGGTCGGATAAACTTCTTGCATGCCCGAAGCTGCGCTTTCGGTTGAAGGAATGACCTGTGCGTCATGCGTCGCCCACGTCGACAAGGCGGCGCGGATCGAAGGCGTGCGGTCGGTGCAGGTGAACCTGGCGGCAGGGCGGGCGGAGCTGGACGTGGCCGACCCGGCAATCGCCGAGCGGGTGGCCGAGGCGATCCGGGCCGCAGGGTTCGGGGCGAGCGTCGAGGACACCGCGAGCCGATCGGCCAACGAAGCCGACCGGCTTCAACGCCAACTCCGTCACGCCAACGGCTGGCGTAACCGTGCGATCCTCGGCCTGTGCCTCTGGGCACCCGCCGAAACCTTCCACTGGATCGCCCACTTCAACCATTACCACCCGGCGTGGATGCCCTGGCTCATGTTCGCCGTCGGCACCACCGCGATCGTGCTCATCGGCTCGGCGTTCTACCGCAACGCCTTCGCCGCACTACGTCGTGGCACGACCGACATGGACGTGCTCATCGCGATGGGTGCCAGCGTCGCCTACGGCTACAGCGTCATCGGGCTGTTCGTCGACACGCCCCACCTGTACTTCACGGAAGCGGCGGGGTTGCTGGCGTTGATCTCGCTGGGGCATTGGCTCGAAGCCCGCGCTCGGCTCAAGGCCGGCGACGCGATCCGCGAGCTGCTCCAACTCACGCCCGACATCGCTCATCGTGCTGATGGGAACGATGTACCAGTCCATGAACTGCTCCGCGGCGATCTCGTGATCGTCCGCCCCGGCGAGCGCGTCCCTGCCGACGGCAAAGTCACCGACGGCCGCAGCGGCATCGACGAATCGCTCGTCACCGGCGAGTCCGTTCCCGTCCTGCGGCAAAAGGGCGACAACGTCCTGGGCGGCACGCTCGCCACCGACGGCGCGCTCACCGTCCGCCTCACCCGCGTCGGTGCCGAGACGGCACTGTCGAACATCGTCAAGCTCGTCGAGAAGGCCCAGGCGTCCAAGCCGCCGGTGCAACGGCTGGCCGATCGGATCTCGGCGATCTTCGTGCCGGTGGTGATCGGCATCGCGTTGGTGACGGGGGTCGTGTGGGTGAGCGTCGGCTACGCATCAGGCTGGGAGCCGGGAGTGACGTGGGCCCGGACGGCCAACGCCGTCTGCTCGGTGCTGATCATCGCGTGTCCGTGTGCGTTGGGCTTGGCGATCCCCGCGGCGCTCATGGTCGGCACTGGCCTCGGGGCGAAGCGCGGCATCCTCCTGCGCGACATCGATTCGCTGCAACGTGCCGAGAAGCTCGGGACGGTCGTCCTCGACAAGACCGGCACGCTCACCGCAGGCAAGCCCGCCGTGACCGATGTCTCGTTGAGCGGCGATCGAAGGGAGCTTTCCGCAGAAGCTCCCTTCGGTCGCCGCTCAACAGAAGACTTGCTCCAACTCGCCGCGTCCGCCGAGCAGTTCTCCGCACATCCGTTGGCGAAAGCGATCGTTGCCGAGGCGAAACAGCGTCGGCTTTCGCTCGCGTCACCTGACAAGTTCGAGGACGTGCCCGGCCTCGGCGTGCGCGCGACGATCGCTGGCACGGCCGTGCTCGTCGGCTCGGCCGAGCTGTTGCGGGAAAGCGGCATCGACGCCCCCGACACCGACGGCACCGCCGTGCATGTCGCGGTCGATGGCGTGCATCTCGGCCACATCGAACTCGCCGACCCGATCAAACCCGACAGTCCCACCGCCATCGCCCGGCTCCACGCGATGGGCCTGCGGACAGTGTTGCTCACCGGCGACTGGCAAAGGGTTGCCGAGGCGATCGCCGCAGAGGCCGGCATTGATGACGTCCGCGCCGGCGTCCGGCCCGACGGCAAGGCAGCCGCCGTCGAAGCCTTCAAGCGCGACCACCCCGTCGCCATGGTCGGCGACGGCGTCAACGACGCCCCGGCCCTGGCCGCGGCCGACCTGGGCATCGCGATGGGCGGCGGGGCCGACGTGGCCGCCGAGGCCGGGGGCGTGGTGCTCATGGGCGAGTCGCTGCTGGGCGTCCCGCGCGCGATCCGGTTGAGCAAAGCGACGATGCGTTGCATCCGCCAAAACCTGTTCTTCGCGTTCGTTTACAACGTCGCCGCGATCCCGCTCGCCGCGGCGGGGTTGCTCAACCCACTGATCGCCGCGACGTGCATGGCGCTGAGCGATCTGTGCGTGATCGGCAATGCGTTGCGGTTGCGGCGAAAGGACTTGGACCGGTGATCATGCCGTTGAAAGCCCACGCCTTCAGCCGTGGGCCGGCAAGAACGTTCGACCCGGCGGACCCACGCCTGAAGGCGTGGGCTTTCCCCGGGCGGCGCGACAACCCCCGTTCGCGCCCGGTGGAAACCGCCCCGCAAACCTGTCGCGCCGATGTCGCGCCCGATAACTCGGCGTGACAACCGGACCCACGCCCGACACTGCCGAGGCGTCCGGTCACGATGCCACGATGTTGCGCGACACCCAGCGCGACAGGTTGTACACGGCCAGGCTCCGATAATCCCGCTCGCAAACCCCTCACCTGCAGGCACTTGCCGAGCGCGCGCAAAGTTGTTCCACATCGCGCCAGCGCCTACTACTGCTGAGGCCTTTCTAATTTTGGGAGAGAGGCAAAGAACACCTAGGATGCCCAACCCACCTTCCGGGGTGGATAAACCGAAAACGAAGCAGGAATCCCCATGAAGGTCATTTGCAATCGCGGAGCGTTGGTCGAAGCCCTGGGCGTGGTCGGGACGGCGGTGGTCGCTCGGACGCCCAAGCCCGTGCTCCAGTGTATCCGTCTCGACGCCGACAACGAAGGCGGCAACGCGTACCTTACCCTCAGCGCCACCGATCTCGAGATCGCCGTCCGCTACACCAACACGCACGTCGATGTCCAGACGCCCGGCTCCACGCTCCTGCCAGCCGACAAGCTCCAGGCCATCGTCCGCGAGTCCGTCGATGACACGCTGAGCATCGAGTTGGTCGACAAACAGGCGGTGATCAAGGGGGCCGACAGTGAGTTCAAGATCTTCACGCAGGATCCGAAGGACTTCCCCGAGGTGCCGACGTTCGAGGGCGATCCGGACTTTTCCGTCGCCGGCGGGCCGCTTCGGCAGCTGATCCACCAGACGCTGTTCGCCGCGGCGCGCGAGGGCACCCGTTACGCCTTCAACGGCACGCTCGTGCTCATCGACAACGGCGATCTGACCTTCGTCACCACCGACGGCCGACGCCTCGCCTTGGCCCGAACGCCTGTCTCCGGCGATGCAAAGGCGAAGAAGGACAAGGCCCCCGACCCGATCGTCCCGACCAAGGCGATGAGCCTGGTCGATAAGCTCGTGGGCGATCCCGAGGAGATGGTCGGCATCCAGCTCCGCGACAACCGCATTCTCGTCCACACCGCCGACGCGACGCTCACGTCCAACCTCGTCGAGGGCACCTTCCCACCGTTCCGCGACGTGATCCCCAAGGACAACGACAAGGCGATGACCGCCGCGACCGCCGACTTCCTCTCGGCAGTGCGGCGCGCCTCGCTGCTGACCAACGAGGAGTCCAAGGGCGTGCGGATGCACTTCAAGGACGGCGGCCTCGAGCTCTCGTCCCGCAACCCCGACTCCGGCGAGGCCAAGGTCAACTTCGCCTGCAACTACGAGGGCGACGAGGTCGAGATCGGCTTCAACCCCCAGTTCCTCGAAAGCGCGCTCAAGGTCGTCGACACCGACGAAGTCCGCTTCGAGCTCAGCGCCGCCAACCGCCCCGGCCTGCTCAAGGCGGGCGAGGGGTTCCTGTACGTGATCATGCCGGTTAATCTGCAGTGAGCCACGTTGACGAGGCGGAAGGAATCCCCTCACGGCTCTAGCTCAATCTAACGGGAACGGACTCCCACCGATGCGTCAAACAACCATGTTCAACGACCGCGCCACCGAAGTTGCCGAACTGACCCGCTTGCACAAGGCGAAAGCGGACGCGGGACGCGCCGAGGAGACCGACAAGCTCGGGGCCGAGGTCGTGGCGTTGTTCAACAGGCAGATCCGTCCGCGGCACAACAAGTTCGGCAAGCTCTCGGCCGCGTGGGAAGCCCTGCTGCCCCCCGAACTCGCCGAGCACTGCGCCCTCGAATCCCTGACCCGCGGCACGCTTACGGTCCTGGTCGACAGCTCCCCGCACCTCTACGAACTGCGGCAACTGATGCTCGCCGGCGTGGAGCAGGAACTGAAGACGGCGGTCCCGTCAGCGAAGCTGAGAAAGATCACCCTCAAGCCCGGCCGCTGGTACGGCGGCAACGGCGAAGCGCGGTTCTAAATTCTTCGGGTTATCGAGCATCATCTTGTTGGCGGATTCTCTCTCGGATAGATTCCGGGTATGAAGCAACCGTATTGGCTGCTGGCGTGTTTCATGTTGACGCTGAGCCTTCTCGGTTGCGAGCCCGAGCCACGCCGTTCGTCGGACTCCAGTGGCGATCACACCGAGGACTTCGATGAAGAGTTCGATTGGAAGTTCTACGACGAGCCATTCGGGGACGAGAGTAGTCTCACTTGGTTCTTCGATCCGGACGAACCGTCTTCGGGAAATGAAGTGGCAGTGACAGTGAGGTCTGGGAGCATCTATGGACCGCTTCCGGCCGTGATTTGGATACGCGTCGGTTCGGCCGACTCCGCCGTGAGCTACAGCAACCCATTACCCAACGGTGTGACGGATCCTGCCGAGGCTGGCTGGGTCCTGATGACCGACGAAGGGCTGTTCCAAGAGCATTATGACGACCAGGGCAATGAGCTTGCCCCGAAACCTGTCGGCCAAGAAGCATTCCAAGAGGAACACCCTGGTTTCAGCCAACATACGGCGAACGTCTCATTGCCGCCCGGCGGCACGCCCACGATTGAGGTTGTCATCGAGTACGAGAGCATTGATCGAAACTTCAATCCGATCATGGTGAAGCGTGGCTTTGTACTCTGGCCCAAAGAAGTCGAGATGACCGAATGATCGTCATCCAATGGCGACAGGGTTCCAGAATATTTTCACTTTCGCGCGCATCCGTCGGTGCACGTTGTTAGGTTCGCTGCCGTGGGTGTTCCCTTGCAGCGCGTGTCGTTGCGCCCACGTGCCCCATGCTCCGCCAACTCCGCTCGCTCACCGCACCGCCACGCCGTGAGCAGTACATGCGCCGATTCTTTGCGTACGCCCTGCGCTACAAGGCGTTGCTCGCCGTCGCGCTGGGCTTTGCGGTCTTCAAGTTCGTCCTGATCTACGCCTTCCCGTGGATCATCGGCACGGCCACGGACGTGCTGGCGGCGACCGGTGCGTTCGAGGCCGCGAGCATGGATCGTCGCAATCGCTGGCTCTTCTGGCTCGTCGTCGCCGGGGTGATCATTTCGGTCCTCCACGGCGTGACCTGGTATGGGCGCGGGTTCTACGCCCAGATGCTCGGCGTTCGCGTGATCCGCGACGTCCGTCAAGATTTGTTCAACCACCTGCACCGGTTGAGTCTGTATTTCTATTCCAAGGAACGCTCCGGCAGCATCGCCTCGCGCCTGCTCGGCGACATCTCCAACGCGTCTCAGATCATCAACGGCGGCGTCATCAACGTCGCGATGGACACCGCGTCGATCTTCGTGGGCTTGGGGTTCATGCTCTACATCGACTGGCGGCTGACGCTGGCGTCGATGCTGGCGATCCCGCCGTACATCCTGCTGTTCAAGTTTCTCAACCCGCGCGTCCGTCGCGCGTCATGGCTGGTGCAGAGTTCGTTCAGCCGGATCAGCGGCAACGTTCAGGAGCGGCTCGCGGGCATCGCGCTGGTCAAGACCTCGGCGGCGGAAGACCGCGAGCAGTCCGCCTTCGCGGTCGACGCCGAGATCCACTACGGCCGCAACGTCCGCGTGCAAAAGCTCAGCCAGTTCGTTGCCAGCTGTGCCGAACTGCTCGTGCATCTGAACCAGATCGTCGTCATCGGGTACGGCGGCTACCTCGCACTCCGCGGCGATATCACGCCCGGCGACGTGGTGAAGTTCATCGGCTACCTCGCGGTGATCTACATGCCCGTGCGCCGGTTCGCGGACGTGAACCTCGTTTGGCAACAGTCCGCCGCGAGCATCGAGCGGGTGTTCCAGGTGTTCGACATCACGCCGCGGATCACCGAGCGGCCCGACGCCGTTGCGACCGAGCCGACGCGCGGGGAGCTGCGTTTTGAAAACGTTTTCTTCGACTACCACGACGAGTCCGACGAAAGCAAAGGCCTGCCCGAGCGGCACAACCCACGTGACTTGCGCGGCGAAGCGGTCCATGACGCGCGTCGGCAGAAACGGCGTGAGTTCGTCGACAAAGGTCGGCTGCGACAACGCAGGCGTGGCACCGATGTGTACGCCGAGCGGAAACGTGCCGCACAGGATCGTTACTTCAACCGAAACACCGAACGGGACTGGGTTCTGGACAACCTCGACTTCACCGTCGCGCCGGGTGAGAAGGTCGCGCTGGTCGGGCCGTCGGGTGCGGGGAAGACGACGCTCGTCTCGCTGCTGCCCAGGCTGTACGACGTCGATCACGGTGCGATCAAGATCGACGACGTCGACATCCGCGACTACCGCTTGGACGTGCTCCGCCGCGCGATCGGCATCGTGCAGCAGGATTCGTTCCTCTTTTCCGGCAGCGTCCGCGACAACCTCAAGTACGGAAAGCCCAACGCGACCGACGACGAGATGATCGCCGCCGCCCGGGCCGCCAACGCCCACGACTTCATCAGCAAGCTCGACGACGGTTACGACTCCCGCGTCGGCGAGCGTGGCGTCTCACTATCAGGTGGACAGAAGCAGCGCCTCTCCATCGCCCGTGCCATCCTCAAGGACCCGCGCATTCTCATCCTCGACGAAGCCACGAGCGCCCTCGATACCGAGAGCGAGCGGCTCGTGCAGGAAGCGCTCGAACGGCTCATGGAAAACCGTACCAGCCTGATCATCGCCCACCGCCTGAGCACGGTTCGCAACGCCGACCGGATCCTCGTGCTCAAGGAAGGCCGGGTTGTGGAGAGCGGCTGCCATGACGGGCTTGTTGCCGAGGGCGGGCTGTACGCCCGATTGGTCCGTCAGCAGTTCGGACCCGACGCGTCGGTCAACGAATGATTCGCACAGTCGTGTCATCGACCTCACCAACGCCGGACGGACATTCCAAACTCGCAGGCAATCGCGTCGATCGTGCGGTCAAATGTGGTACGCTCGGACGATGCGCAGTCTGATCGAAACCCTCGAAAACCGTCGGTTGTTGGCGGCTTACACGGAATTCTTCGCCGACGGATCGTCGCTCCGCGTGAGCGATGGCAGCGATGCCGGGCTCGACGCATTCTTGAATAGCCAGGGTTTCGACGGGCTCGGCGGGTTGCTCGATTCGCTCGGGTCACCGACGGAGTTCGTGAATCGTGCCGCCGGTAAGCCGACCGTCGGCGGCGAGATGCCGGGCTTCGATCCGACCGGCACCGCGGCCGAGGAGTACTTCACGCCCCGTTCGGTGCAGAGCCCCGACGATCGCGTCCGTGTGACCAACACGACCGACTTCCCGTTCAGTGCGGTCGGCCGGACCAACATCGGCTGCAGCGGGGCGATGATCAGCCCGTTCCACTTTCTCACGGCCGGCCATTGCGTGACGTCCGGCGGACAGTTGCGTGACTTGGGCGCGATGGGCGTTTCGCTCGGGCAGAACGGCAGCGCTCGACCGTTCGGCACCGCCGAGGCCGTGAGCGTCCGGGTGTACGACTCGTGGCTCAATCAAGGCGCATGGGAGGACGACTGGGCACTGATCACGCTCGATCGCTCGGTCGGTGATTTCGCCGGGTACTTCGGTTATCGCCATTACGAGGGCGTATCCGACCTCAACGGTCGGCAGGTCACCATCCTCCAGTACCCCGGCGATAAACCGTTCGGCACGCAATGGACCGCGTCCGGACCCATCGGCTTCGCGGACGAAACCAAGGTCTACTACAACGGCACGCTCGACACTGCCGGCGGCTCCTCCGGCTCGGGCGTTTGGGAATGGCTGCCAGGTGACGAGACACCGATGATCCTGGCCGTCCACGGCTACGGCGGGGCGGGGCCGAGCGGGGGTTTCAACTCCGGCGCACGCATCGATGCCGAGAAGTTCAACGACCTCAACAACTGGATCGCGACGGACACCGCCAACGCCCAACCGACCGAGCGGGCCGACGTCGTGGACCACGACAACCAACTCGCCACGTCGACCTCCACGCTATCGACCTACGCCGCCGATGCTGGCGACACGCTCACCGCCGACTTCAAGCTACGCAACGTCGGTACGCTTCCGACCGGCAGCATGAGCGTTGGCATCTACGCCTCGACCAACACGACGATCTCACGCGGCGACGTTTTCATCGGCTCGCTCGTTGTCGACAGCATCGACCCTTACACCTCGGCGGACATCCAGTGGACCGGCACCATCCCGGCAACACTCGCCGACGGCAACTACACCATCGGCTGGATCGCCGACGATGGCGAAACGGTCGCCGAGTTCCGCGAGGACAACAACACCGGCTTCGTCAATGACATCCTCGTCATCGGGGAGGGTGAGCCGTCGCCGAACGTGCCCGACCGATTCGAGAGCAATGAATCCCGGGCCACCGCGACCGACCTCGGTACACTCGGCACCGCCGTCGAGGCCAACCTCACCATCCACAACGGCACGGACGATGACTACTTCAAGTTCGTCGCCGCCGAGTCCGGGCAGGTCGTGGTTGATCTGTTCTTCGACGGCAACGTTGGCGACATCGACGCCGCCATTCAGAACGCCGACGGCAACGACCTCGACACCGGTCTCAGCGGCAACTCCAACGAGCGCATGACCGCCAACGTCATTGCCGGCGAGACCTACTACGTCCATGTGTACGGCTGGAACGGTGCGGTCAACACCTACGACATGCAGATCGTCGCGCCGCAAGACACGGTCGCTCCCTTCGCCACGCAGTCGTTCTTCACGTTCGAGTTCGCTCACACCGCCCAGTTCTTCTTCTCCGAACCGATCAGTCCGACCATCGACCCGGATGCGTTGACGCTCGTGGATCTGGCCAGCGGCGATGCGATCGAGGCCGAGTTTGAACTCAACTACGGCGGTGATAGCTCGTTCTGGTTGCTCTGGTTCGAACCATTGCCCGACGGTGATTACGTCCTGACCGTCGATGATGCCGGGGTTACCGATCTTGCGGGCAATCCGCTGTCGGCCGACGCGACGCTGTCGTTCTTCGTCCTTGCCGGCGACACCGACCGCGACCGCGACGTCGATCTGTTCGACGCGCTCAACCTCCAACGCAACTTCGGCCGCACGGACGCTCCGGTCTTTTCCGACGGCGATCTGGACTACGACGGCGACGTGGACCTGTTCGATGCCCTGATCCTCCAACGCAACTTCGGTGCGAACCTGCCGGGCGGCGGCGAGGCGGAGTCGCTCTTCGCCGGTGGTCGTGGCGGTTCGCGTGCGGAAGGGCGATTGGCTGCCGGACTGCTGTGATGCCCGATTGGTGAGGCGTCCATGGCATCACACGAAAACACCGGCCGCGGAAGTTACTTCCGCGGCCGGTGTTGTGCGTTACAACTCTTGGTTGTCGATCAGATCAACTCGCGGGCCAGGCCACGGCTCTCGGAGCGCCCGCTATTGCCGAACAGGCTGTTACTCGGTGACGCGCCTGCGAAGACATTGCCGCCGTTGAACGTACCGAACCGAGCGTCGTTACCACCCAAGGCGAATCGCGCTCCGCCCGTGCCGAACCCGGCAGGCTCCGGAAGATTCTCACCGAAGTTGCGGACGAGGATCAGGGCGTCGAACAGGTCCACGTCGTTGTCGTAGTCGAGATCACCGTCGCTGTATAGTGGGTTGTCGGTGTCACCGAAGCTGCGTTGGAGGTTGAGCGCGTCGAACAGATCCACGTCGCGGTCACCGTCGGTGTCGCCATTGAGGAAGTAGAAGTTCGACGTGACCGGATCGGCAACCACGCTGGTGTCATCGGCCGCCGCGACGCCGCTGAGTGTGGCGATGTAGTTGCCGTTGGGCAGTGCATCGAGCACACCGTCGGGGGCGTACGTCGCGGTCACCAGGCCACCCGAGAAGTTCAGGGCAAAGTCGCTCGCATTGGGTGTCTCACCCCCCGAGGTGTTGATGATTTCAAACACCGCGTTGTCGATGTTGACGTTGGCGTCGAACTCGAACAACGACTGGGCGGACTGCCCGCGACGGAAGGACGATTCGGTCAGCACCGGCGCGGAAACTTCCGACGGTTGGGTGCCGAAGAGATTCAGGCTCCAGTTCTGGAACGTACCGACGTCACCGTTGAACCGGTCGCGGACGTTGAGCGTCCAGACACCATCGGACTCCTCGCCCCAGTGGAGCGTCGAGTTGTACGTCCAGTCGGTATAGTTGTCGCTGTCGAAGCTGGTGCGGTGCAGGAACGACTCGGTACCGTCGGGGCTGGTGAGGATCAGTTCGAGGTCGCCGGTGAAGGAGTGGGAAGCGTCGAAGTAGACTTCGACATGCTCGACCACGAGGCCGGCTTCGACGTTGACCTGGGCGGTGATGCCGCCGGAATTGTTGTCGGGGATGGTCTGGTTGACCACGAGGTTGCCGGTGGTGTAACCGACTTCGGGGCCGACGTTGGTCCAGGTCTGAGCCGCTTGTACGGCGGCTAGGGCGTCGATGTTGCCGTGGCCATACGCCTCGCTGACGGTAAAGCCGGCACCGTTGGTCTGCCAGGTGCTGTCGGACGGGTCGACGGTTTCGGCGGTCTGTACAAGAATGTGCTGAACGTCGCGGTAGGTCAGGTTGGGATTAGCCGAGAGCATCAAGGCGATCACACCCGAGGCTAGCGGGGTGGCTGCCGAAGTACCGCCAAAGCTGCTGGTGTAGCCGGAGTTGATCGCGGTGGTGACGATGTCGCGGCTACCGCCATCGGACGGGGCGACCACGAGTAGATTGGACCCGCGCTCGGAGTAGGAGGCCCGATCGCCGAAGTTGTTGATCGCCCCGACGGCGATGGTGTGTCGGCTGTTGGCGTAGCCGTCGTAGTTGGAGTTGTCGGAGTTGCCGCCGTTGCCGCCGGCCCAGGTGATGATGCCGCCGAGGCCGTCACGACCGGTGGTCGCGGTGCTGGCCAGCGCGGCCGCCGTCAGGGGGCCGGGTCCCTCGAGGTGGGCAAAGTCTGCAGGCCCCCAGCTGTTGGAGAAGATGTCGATGTCGTCGTTGTTCCAGGTCAGGGCCTGTGCTTCGACCGAGTCGGGCTCGAAGTCGGAGATCAGACGCAGGCCGGCGAGTTGGGCCTGGGGTGCGGCACCCGAGACGCCGACGCCGTTGCCACCCCGGGCCGCAGCGATGCCGGCGACGGGCGTGCCGTGGAAGTCGAAGCTGCCTTGCGGCGAGGGGTTGTTGTCGTTGTCGTTGAAGTCGCGGTCGAGGTCCGTGCGGTAGTTCGGGCTGATGTCAGGGTGGGTCAGTTGCACGCCATCGTCGACGATGCCGATGACCACGCCGGCGCCCTGCGTGATGTCCCACGCGCCGGTGACGTTGGCATCGATGCCGGCCACGCCGCCGCCTTGGCCGGTGTTACGCAGGTGCCATTGCTGGCCAAACTGTGGATCGTTCGGGATCAGTCGCTTGGAACGTTCCTGAACGACCGACGGGTAGAACTGACTCACACCCGCCGCACCGTCAAGTCGCTCGACGGCGACGGTCGGGTCGGCGAATGTCACGTAGAACGCGTCGTTGAGAATGCCGCTGCGTTCGATGGCCGCGTCGGGGATGGCCCGACCGAGTTGAGCGAGCGTGCTGTCGGATCGGATGACCCAATCGTTGGTGCCATTGAGCGTGACTTGGTCGTATTGGGTCAGGTCACTTACGTCGTTCCATGCGCGGTCAATGACGTCGTCAAAGGGATTGGTGTCGCGACCGGCGTCGGGCGTAACGACCGGCAGGATCGTGGCCGGCACATCGCGGAGGTCTGAGAATTTCTCCAAGTCGACCGCGTCAACCGCAGGGGAGACGGAAAGGAGGCGGCGATCTTCAAGCCGCTCAAACGGTTCAACGACGCGGGCAGCAGCACGGGAAATCAATTTGGAAACCATAAGAGTCGATCCTGGAAAAAGCGGTGAGGTACATTTGCTCCGTCAAGCCTGCCGGGCCGGCGGCCATCATGGGATACAGACCGGAAAGTGTACCTCAAATACGCCGTCGGAGAGGTGGAGGATCACCGCGAAAAATCAAAAAGCGTGATTTTGAAATGCGGTAAACCGTCGTCATCGGCTTCCGAGAGGTCGTCAATCCTCGGCTCCTCCTTCGCGAACAGCGAAACCAGCGGTACTCCACCGCGTCGTTCTGTGCCGTCTGGGAGGGTCGAACCGAAGTTTCGCTGGAGAATGAGCG harbors:
- a CDS encoding S8 family serine peptidase, producing MEKFSDLRDVPATILPVVTPDAGRDTNPFDDVIDRAWNDVSDLTQYDQVTLNGTNDWVIRSDSTLAQLGRAIPDAAIERSGILNDAFYVTFADPTVAVERLDGAAGVSQFYPSVVQERSKRLIPNDPQFGQQWHLRNTGQGGGVAGIDANVTGAWDITQGAGVVIGIVDDGVQLTHPDISPNYRTDLDRDFNDNDNNPSPQGSFDFHGTPVAGIAAARGGNGVGVSGAAPQAQLAGLRLISDFEPDSVEAQALTWNNDDIDIFSNSWGPADFAHLEGPGPLTAAALASTATTGRDGLGGIITWAGGNGGNSDNSNYDGYANSRHTIAVGAINNFGDRASYSERGSNLLVVAPSDGGSRDIVTTAINSGYTSSFGGTSAATPLASGVIALMLSANPNLTYRDVQHILVQTAETVDPSDSTWQTNGAGFTVSEAYGHGNIDALAAVQAAQTWTNVGPEVGYTTGNLVVNQTIPDNNSGGITAQVNVEAGLVVEHVEVYFDASHSFTGDLELILTSPDGTESFLHRTSFDSDNYTDWTYNSTLHWGEESDGVWTLNVRDRFNGDVGTFQNWSLNLFGTQPSEVSAPVLTESSFRRGQSAQSLFEFDANVNIDNAVFEIINTSGGETPNASDFALNFSGGLVTATYAPDGVLDALPNGNYIATLSGVAAADDTSVVADPVTSNFYFLNGDTDGDRDVDLFDALNLQRSFGDTDNPLYSDGDLDYDNDVDLFDALILVRNFGENLPEPAGFGTGGARFALGGNDARFGTFNGGNVFAGASPSNSLFGNSGRSESRGLARELI